A single window of Cheilinus undulatus linkage group 12, ASM1832078v1, whole genome shotgun sequence DNA harbors:
- the hsf5 gene encoding heat shock factor protein 5 isoform X1 — MDAGNCPLPDSINPNNFPAKLWRLVNSPAKPAIRWDSQGEGILIDKELFEKQILSPSTFPIENPDAFKTTNFSSFIRQLNLYGFRKTEPFDEEEKSGKYQHFYNPIFKRNHPELIVGLRRLTAENKAKIEAGENVSCRPPSKYARVSSGNVKRETSLLHTPTHQKLTHPYYPKQVQPGIAHNRTPVPPRYLMRGQGAALSPSVFAPDKGIPASFSHHYAGEATGSSAMHSPQGLLAHANHRNVPYQPRYFSACHYYSMNLGASQMASSGLHAGPFSPYKYYQGSCPANMFCAGDNNLNLQNMQNHEMNKNEVNLDRIFQIADEVMQTTPDRLLIKVKTPEKPSPVSMPPPSAIPISFSKEPISDGQIIKAVSSMANPAKMEPQEEFGISIPVQLPEDAISEVTSDYSEDNYNVIVVEDSDTANGTSED; from the exons ATGGATGCTGGTAATTGTCCACTGCCTGACAGCATCAACCCTAATAACTTTCCCGCTAAACTGTGGCGTTTGGTGAACAGCCCAGCAAAGCCTGCCATCCGCTGGGACAGCCAAGGCGAGGGCATCCTCATTGATAAGGAACTTTTTGAGAAACAGATCCTGTCTCCCAGCACCTTCCCCATCGAAAACCCCGATGCCTTCAAAACCACCAACTTCTCAAGCTTCATCCGTCAGCTCAATCTTTATGGCTTCAGGAAAACAGAGCCCTTTGATGAAGAAGAGAAAAGTGGGAAGTATCAGCATTTTTACAACCCAATCTTCAAGCGAAATCATCCTGAACTTATTGTGGGACTGAGGAGACTCACTGCCGAGAACAAGGCCAAGATCGAGGCTGGTGAAAACGTCAGCTGTCGGCCCCCAAGTAAATATGCAAGAGTGAGCAGTGGTAATGTTAAAAGAG AGACGTCTTTGCTGCATACTCCCACCCATCAGAAGTTAACTCATCCTTACTATCCAAAGCAAGTCCAGCCTGGGATAGCTCACAATAGAACCCCAGTCCCACCAAGATACCTGATGAGGGGTCAGGGTGCAGCTCTTTCTCCATCTGTTTTTGCTCCAGACAAAGGGATACCAGCATCTTTCAGTCACCACTATGCTGGAGAAGCCACAGGCTCCAGTGCAATGCATTCTCCACAAGGGTTACTGGCCCATGCAAACCACAGAAATGTACCATATCAGCCCAGATACTTCTCAG CTTGCCATTACTACTCTATGAATCTTGGGGCATCCCAGATGGCCTCGAGTGGGCTTCATGCAGGGCCGTTCTCTCCTTACAAATACTACCAG GGGAGCTGCCCTGCCAATATGTTCTGTGCTGGGGATAACAACCTGAATCTGCAGAACATGCAGAACCACGAGATGAATAAGAATGAAGTTAATTTGGACAGAATTTTCCAGATAGCAGATGAGGTGATGCAAACTACTCCTGATAGATTACTGATTAAAGTCAAGACCCCAGAGAAGCCAAGCCCTGTGTCTATGCCACCACCTAGTGCCATTCCCATCAGCTTCTCAAAAGAGCCTATTTCTGATGGGCAAATCATAAAGGCAGTCTCAAGCATGGCTAATCCAGCCAAAATGGAACCACAAGAGGAATTTGGGATTTCAATACCAGTGCAGCTGCCTGAAGATGCCATATCTGAG GTTACCAGTGATTATTCAGAGGACAACTATAATGTTATAGTTGTTGAGGACAGTGACACTGCAAATGGTACCAGTGAAGATTAA
- the hsf5 gene encoding heat shock factor protein 5 isoform X2 — protein sequence MDAGNCPLPDSINPNNFPAKLWRLVNSPAKPAIRWDSQGEGILIDKELFEKQILSPSTFPIENPDAFKTTNFSSFIRQLNLYGFRKTEPFDEEEKSGKYQHFYNPIFKRNHPELIVGLRRLTAENKAKIEAGENVSCRPPSKYARVSSGNVKRETSLLHTPTHQKLTHPYYPKQVQPGIAHNRTPVPPRYLMRGQGAALSPSVFAPDKGIPASFSHHYAGEATGSSAMHSPQGLLAHANHRNVPYQPRYFSACHYYSMNLGASQMASSGLHAGPFSPYKYYQGSCPANMFCAGDNNLNLQNMQNHEMNKNEVNLDRIFQIADEVMQTTPDRLLIKVKTPEKPSPVSMPPPSAIPISFSKEPISDGQIIKAVSSMANPAKMEPQEEFGISIPVQLPEDAISEVCACLFDWHVAREASFGK from the exons ATGGATGCTGGTAATTGTCCACTGCCTGACAGCATCAACCCTAATAACTTTCCCGCTAAACTGTGGCGTTTGGTGAACAGCCCAGCAAAGCCTGCCATCCGCTGGGACAGCCAAGGCGAGGGCATCCTCATTGATAAGGAACTTTTTGAGAAACAGATCCTGTCTCCCAGCACCTTCCCCATCGAAAACCCCGATGCCTTCAAAACCACCAACTTCTCAAGCTTCATCCGTCAGCTCAATCTTTATGGCTTCAGGAAAACAGAGCCCTTTGATGAAGAAGAGAAAAGTGGGAAGTATCAGCATTTTTACAACCCAATCTTCAAGCGAAATCATCCTGAACTTATTGTGGGACTGAGGAGACTCACTGCCGAGAACAAGGCCAAGATCGAGGCTGGTGAAAACGTCAGCTGTCGGCCCCCAAGTAAATATGCAAGAGTGAGCAGTGGTAATGTTAAAAGAG AGACGTCTTTGCTGCATACTCCCACCCATCAGAAGTTAACTCATCCTTACTATCCAAAGCAAGTCCAGCCTGGGATAGCTCACAATAGAACCCCAGTCCCACCAAGATACCTGATGAGGGGTCAGGGTGCAGCTCTTTCTCCATCTGTTTTTGCTCCAGACAAAGGGATACCAGCATCTTTCAGTCACCACTATGCTGGAGAAGCCACAGGCTCCAGTGCAATGCATTCTCCACAAGGGTTACTGGCCCATGCAAACCACAGAAATGTACCATATCAGCCCAGATACTTCTCAG CTTGCCATTACTACTCTATGAATCTTGGGGCATCCCAGATGGCCTCGAGTGGGCTTCATGCAGGGCCGTTCTCTCCTTACAAATACTACCAG GGGAGCTGCCCTGCCAATATGTTCTGTGCTGGGGATAACAACCTGAATCTGCAGAACATGCAGAACCACGAGATGAATAAGAATGAAGTTAATTTGGACAGAATTTTCCAGATAGCAGATGAGGTGATGCAAACTACTCCTGATAGATTACTGATTAAAGTCAAGACCCCAGAGAAGCCAAGCCCTGTGTCTATGCCACCACCTAGTGCCATTCCCATCAGCTTCTCAAAAGAGCCTATTTCTGATGGGCAAATCATAAAGGCAGTCTCAAGCATGGCTAATCCAGCCAAAATGGAACCACAAGAGGAATTTGGGATTTCAATACCAGTGCAGCTGCCTGAAGATGCCATATCTGAG GTCTGTGCTTGTTTATTCGATTGGCATGTGGCAAGAGAGGCTTCATTCGGCAAATAA
- the supt4h1 gene encoding transcription elongation factor SPT4 translates to MALETVPKDLRHLRACLLCSLVKTIDQFEYDGCDNCESYLQMKGNREMVYECTSSSFDGVIAMMSPEDSWVAKWQRIGNFKPGVYAVSVTGRLPPGVVRELKSRGVIYKSRDTAVKT, encoded by the exons ATGGCATTGGAAACGGTCCCTAAAGACCTCCGCCATCTGCGAGCTTGTCTCTTGTGTTCGTTAGTGAAG ACCATTGACCAGTTTGAATATGATGGCTGTGACAACTGTGAGTCTTACCTTCAAATGAAGGGGAACAGAGAGATGGTGTATGAATGCACAAGCTCTTCGTTTGATGG TGTGATAGCCATGATGAGTCCTGAGGACAGCTGGGTAGCTAAATGGCAGAGGATAG GAAACTTCAAACCAGGTGTTTATGCAGTTTCAGTGACAGGCAGACTACCTCCAG GTGTGGTGAGAGAGTTGAAGAGCAGAGGAGTGATCTACAAATCCAGAGATACAGCAGTGAAGACATAG